Proteins found in one Alteromonas macleodii genomic segment:
- a CDS encoding phosphoglycolate phosphatase: MQEINTFLFDLDGTLVDSVPDLATALNKMLSDYRLPTYDEHVIRHWVGNGARVLVERGLSGDTKINHNRNQLEVDTALDKFLFYYRTLETKSTVLYDGVFDTLHALKQRGYTLVLITNKPSEFIEPILSSFSLSSLFSLTIGGDSLAEKKPSALPLLYACEQFTISPSQCVMVGDSKNDILAAKAANIKSIGLTYGYNYGESIATYQPDWVFDNFNDILTTLS; this comes from the coding sequence GGCACGCTGGTCGATTCTGTGCCAGATTTGGCTACAGCCCTTAATAAGATGCTAAGTGATTATCGACTACCAACTTATGACGAGCACGTTATACGACACTGGGTGGGAAATGGCGCCCGGGTTTTAGTGGAACGCGGGTTAAGTGGGGATACGAAAATAAACCACAACCGTAATCAATTAGAGGTTGATACTGCGTTAGATAAATTTCTTTTCTATTATCGAACGTTAGAAACTAAAAGTACTGTGCTTTACGATGGTGTTTTTGACACGCTACATGCGTTAAAACAGCGTGGTTATACGCTAGTATTGATAACTAACAAGCCTTCAGAGTTTATTGAGCCTATTTTGTCTTCATTCTCGTTGTCGTCTCTGTTTTCACTTACTATCGGCGGTGACAGTTTAGCGGAGAAAAAGCCGTCTGCCCTGCCCCTTTTATACGCCTGCGAACAGTTTACGATTTCACCTTCACAGTGTGTAATGGTAGGCGATTCCAAAAATGATATTCTTGCTGCAAAGGCAGCCAACATAAAAAGTATTGGCCTTACCTATGGGTACAATTACGGCGAAAGTATTGCGACCTATCAGCCTGACTGGGTGTTCGACAATTTTAATGACATACTAACGACGCTTAGCTAA
- a CDS encoding outer membrane beta-barrel protein: protein MFKKALLAAALVSVSMSASANWVLGVSYSNLSDSDGDIDISLGGIVASAGYKYAVNQTFSLVPELRYGIGVSDDEIFGVDLELDSFYALSLRGEFDVTENVYAYIAPSYGKLEVTASAGGFSESDTSDWEFGIGGGLGYKFNPTTSAEVSYESFDGTDVLSIGAKFAF, encoded by the coding sequence ATGTTTAAAAAGGCACTTTTAGCTGCAGCGTTAGTATCTGTTTCTATGTCCGCATCAGCGAACTGGGTTTTGGGAGTGAGTTATAGCAATTTATCAGACAGCGACGGTGATATTGATATTAGCCTTGGTGGTATCGTAGCGTCAGCAGGTTACAAATACGCGGTTAACCAAACGTTTTCACTCGTTCCTGAGCTAAGATACGGCATTGGCGTTAGCGACGACGAGATCTTTGGTGTAGATCTGGAATTAGATTCGTTTTACGCACTTTCACTTAGAGGTGAGTTTGACGTAACTGAAAATGTTTACGCTTATATCGCTCCTTCTTACGGTAAACTTGAAGTAACAGCCAGCGCGGGGGGATTTTCTGAATCTGACACATCAGATTGGGAATTTGGGATTGGTGGCGGCTTAGGCTATAAGTTTAATCCAACCACATCAGCTGAGGTTTCTTACGAGTCATTTGATGGTACAGACGTACTTAGCATCGGCGCCAAATTCGCATTCTAA